The Diceros bicornis minor isolate mBicDic1 chromosome 37, mDicBic1.mat.cur, whole genome shotgun sequence genome segment TcacttgtaatttatttatttttattattatatatcccATCTGCACTGAGTATGAACCAAAAGCACGTGCCAACGACAACAGGTCTGTTGTCTTCTGTCATCATCGTTGAAACTGAGCACACTGTTTGGACTTAGCGAGCCTTGGTCCTCTAAGCATCACTTCTGTGGTCCTCTGAGCATCACTTCCATGTTCCTCTGAGCATCACTTCCGTGGTCCTCTGAGCATCACTTCCGTGGTCCTCTGAGCATCACTTCCATGTTCCTCTGAGCATCACTTCCGTGGTCCTCTGAGCATCACTTCCCTGACACATCTCTGGGACTTGTGATAGGGATGGACTGTAGGCTCATGGGTCCTCAGCAGAGATTTGGAGCACACACAGCTCTGAGTACCCAGAGAGGACTGTGCTTTGCCAGACCTTCTTTCTGAAGTTGCCCAGCTCAGGGCCAGACAGATACTACAGAGAAGCTGCTTTTCCACTGGAGCCCTTAAAGTTCTTGTTGTTCTCATTGTTCTCTGATTAGTGTCAAAGTTTTCAGAATAGAAAACACTGTTTCTTTGAAATGTTATAGATCTGAAGCAAGACTCTGGGCTATTTTCACATTTGGATACGTTCAaaaacagcaacaagaaggaggaggcaaaaatcttcaacaggTTAAAATACCCCAGGAATATTGCCTTTCAACTACCAGCTCTCAGCTTTAAATTCTGTAGTTTTATACTGTAGTCTGCTCTTCTCCCcagaaaataaatgttgaaaagcagAGAGGTGAATATGCCATTTTCACTCATTGCCGTTGCAATCTGTTGGACACATTAGAAATTTTAGAGGTAACTTGCATACGTGGGGAGTTTACAGCCCCAGAGAGTAACTGGAGGAAATATGAATGGCTGGGACAGGTGATAAGCCCAGGGCTTATGATTCAGCCAGTGTTGTAGACCAGATCTCAGCCAGTTATCTGCTCAGCTGAGAAATCGTGCCAAGCTGACCTAAGAGTATCAACTatcatttcagacttctgccaTCCCACAACATAATAGGCTTCGTGGCTGAGAAAGTTCTGAGCACTTATCCGGAAACAACTTCCATGGAACAATCAGTAAATTATGTGCTTGAAAGATTAAAAGTATTCTCTCTACAAAACATTAGTTTAGTATCCTTATGACTTCAGACTTATTTTCAGTTGTCAGCAGTTGGTTGCTAAAAATAAGTTGCTGTCCTAAAAATACAGTGCATTTTCAAATTCATGCTATAATTCTGTCTGCTTAAATTTTGatagaaatagaaactatatAAGCTTTGTTCTTATTATTGAGAGTTAtgaaattttaaagttatttctccgtataaataaataaatactgattAGCAAATTTAGTAACCTGCCATGGAGGCCTGAGATGTGGTTTCTGCACCACATCAAAAGCTAAATATTGTTCATTGTCATCATCCTTAAAGCTCACTGAAATATGTAAGAATCCAAATGCTAAGCAGACTGATCTGCATTTGTATTTCTAAGGAAATCTATTTAAATAATACAGATTTCCAAGCCAAGACACAGGAAAGGACAGAAATGAGAGCAGTTCCTTTAGCATTTCAATGACAAATATGCGCTGAGGGGGTTGAAATACAAAAACAGCCAAGAGCCAGTAGTGCAAATGAAACTGCGTAGAATAAAGTCTTGATGAGTCCGAAGTCAACTCAGTAGAAATTCTCAGGTAATTGTATCTCCATTGAGCTTTCAGAAGAGAAGCAAAACACGAGAAAACAAGTTTATATTCCTAGGGACTGTCTTAAAACCATATACTTTCACAGTCATGTAAATGAGAGCCAGGGTTCAAAAGGATGCCCTTAGGAGTTTAACATCCAGAGGAAGACTGTACTGGATGTGCTGTCGGCACTCTTCTTAGCAAGGCAGGAAAGAAGAAGAGTGCATTGTAGATTTTTCTTAACAagatggaaattaaaaattactttctgGTTCAAGTCATTAACTAGAAATTAAACTAACCAAAATGCTAACTATGTGAGCATCTCAGATAATTAGGGTTGTGCTTGAGATAGAACAATTTTCCCCCATAATACAGGCATCAGATCCTaacaactttcttcttttttaacttatAAATATATTGATATAAGCATGAAAAGAATTAATCTGCTTGAAAGAATTTCTTCCAAAGAATGAATTTGCTTTGTAATGCTTCGTTTCTATTCCAGTGTTTCTGTGGTTATTCTGACTTGTTCGAGGGGGATGTATAGATAATTTCTAATATGCAGTAGGGGTGTCATTGCATTTGATTTATTTAGGTCACTGGCAAGATTTGTTGAGGGAAGGTTTAAATTCAGTGGCAACTGAAGCATGAAGCACTCACCGTCCCCCATCCTCCAGCAGTGTGGTCTTGCTGACCTGCTCCATCCCGCTGTGCTGCTTCTGTGGCCCTTTGTGTCCTCGTGAAGGTGTTTGTCTCGTCTGATCTTGTGTCTGTCTTGTCCAGTTCTCCCTGCAGTTTCttcctgtgtgtctgtttgtagATGAAGGGGCTGAGGATCAAGTAGGTCCTCTACACAGGTTCCCCAGCCACGAACCTGCCACCAGCGGGGAGAGGCGTAACCTCCTCGCCCCCTCCATCTCGGTGTCTGTGCCTGACGATGACCCTTCCAATTCCGATGAGGAGTACTATGAGCATCCTTTGTTCAGCTCACAGTGGACCACCTCTGGTGTGCTGCCCAGTGTCCCAGCGCCCAGTGCAGAGGCCCACTTAGGCCAGGAGAAAGGTGAACCAAGCATGGTCCCCTTTGGCTCCTCCTCCCCGGCCTGCAGCTTTGCCCACGTGCGTCATACTAAGTGTGCTTCATatgtggggtgggaggggcagagCCTGTTTTATCCATATGAAAGTGAAGTCCCTATATAGCTTATGTCCACGCAAATGCCTCGACAATTTATATACAAGAAACTTTACTTGAGGCATGCGAGAACTCCCTTTTTCTGTATCTTTACTTctgaaaaggaagcaaaaaaacgggggggagggagaggaagcaaAAGTAGTTCAATTAAAGTATGACTCCTTTCTGCTCCCTGCAAATGGATCAGTCAGGGAAGAATATATTCTCTTATCTAAGCTAAAGAAGGTGACcctgaatataatttttttctccttggatACATAATATTACTAAAACTACATATACATAGAATTAGCCTTCTTTTTGTGCTACATTAAAATGATAGCTCTTAAAGAGAAAGACTGAAGAATCTGTTTAGGGCAGAATAAATGttatggaatgaatgtatttctCCAGATTGCTTAATTATCCACAGAAACTACAGAGGCTTCTCTAGGTGACTAAATCTTGGCTCACATCAGTAGAGCTGGGCTGAAGTGAAGGAAATGATCTGAAGCCTTTGCCATTCCAACCTCACAAAGCTGGGAGCCCCCAGCGTATAATTGGCTACGGTGAGGATGAAACAACGGAGCAGTGGGCTGCAGTGTGTCTCATTCTAACCAGCTTgtttagtaaagaaaaaaaactagagCTAAAAAGTGTTTTGCTTAGGTGAAGAGATTATTTTCAATAGAGAAAAGTAGCTTGCTTAAGTGAAGAGTTTATTTTCATACGGGACTATATGTAATATAAGGGCAAGCAGTTCCAAAGCAATGAGGGGTAAGTTCAGAGCTCACCAACTACACTCACGATGATAAACGTCTTCCAGGATCCTGTGGAAAGCAGAGGGCCCCCATCACTCAGATACTCTGATAGAGGAAAGGACCCATACTGAGTGAAACTAAGTTCTTCTCTTAATGTGAACTTAATTCAGAAAAATATGTGAATTATGGAACAGGTGTAGCAGAAATAAACATGATTtatacaaaatgagaaaatggaaagcTAAAAAGTTACACAGATTTGGGAAACATGTAAATTAACTTGATTCGACTTCATCCAATAAGGTGACATTAGTAGAGCAGCTAAATTAAAATTCTCTTAGCTGTAATCAAAATCTCTAATTCTATGGCATTATAAAAATTGCCTTAATAAGAAATTAgaatcagaattttttaaatgctacttacataattaaattacaaaaatgaaaatgtgtaaATACTAAATGTGAAGAAATAGATGAAGTAGTTCTCTTCTCCCAAGGGTtttaatatttctcaaaaaagagtatttctttcctttccctctgtAGTCTTTCTCACAGGGCCGTTTAAACAGTGTGTAATTGTTTCCTAGGAATTTCATAAGAATCTTCCATTAGCAGAACTATAAAACAGCTTATGTATTTCCctttaatttcttaaatgataaaATGGGATTTATTTTACTGGCATTTGAGGTATAAATGAGAAACAAATGAACATAGTAATTCGTGTCCTTCATAagtttgtttttcacattttaattgttaacatttttccatgcGATATACATCTTTTGGGGGAATAGTTTGGCCATTTGGTTGCCTCTCAATTATCTTTCCTTGGTGGTTTTGTTCTGAATTGCAGAAATAAGACTTTACAGCTAATatgcacattttctttctttcttttttatattttatttatttatttatttatttatttatttatttatttatttatttttgtgtgaggaagatcagccctgagctaacatccatgctaatcctcctcttttttttttgctgaggaagaccggctctgagctaacatctattgccaatcctcctcctttttttcccccaaagccccagtagatagttgtatgtcatagttgcacatccttctagttgctatatgtgggacgaggccccagcatggccggagaagtggtgcgttggtgcgcgcccgggatctgaacctgggccgccagtagtggagcgcacacgcttaaccgctaagccacggggctggccccacatgtTCTTTCTTATCAGTGTCGAAGAGCTATATTACCGATATTTCAGGGGTTTAAGCAATATTATAACAGTTGTGTCCCAGAGGTAGACTTTTCTAATTAGTAAGATTAAATTTTACCTGGACCTTGTTTTTCGGAATATTTTATTTACTCcttgaaaatttttacattctccaATGTCATATAATgcaatgaaggtaaaataaattcAGTTAGGTAGTGTTTCATCTTAGAAATGCTAAAtagattatattttaaatcattttgatGGACTTCATGATAAAATAGTAAAAGTAGTTGATTGGATATTATCTTGAGGCCAGGCTTTTTTTATTCCCAAAGATTTCTTTAGCGAAGTTCGCGTGTTTTAATAAAGTAATCAGAAATTCTTATGTAGGGGCTTCATGCATTGGAGAAAACAGCACATGTCTAacaaatttaaagatttttttcagcaCATCAATGCATCTATCTTTTCACAACCATCTGTTATTTGGCAGCACCATCTCTTATTTCCAGCAAGCTTTTCACGTGTGCACAACTTACTGCCATTTTCACTAAGGGTAATAGAGCAATAAAACCCTTTCAGCTCTCAAGTCTTAAAATAAATAGCCTTTTAATGAGACTTTTAAAAGCATCATTATTAGCAGATTCTACATAATAATTTTCCAAGCAATACGTAATGTACGTTGCATTAGAATGTTAATTTGCTCATCTGAGTGGTAAAAGAGGTCCTCTGAGgtgattataatggagctgaaagtGTTCCTTGAATAATATTTCTGTGTTTCTGTGTATTGTTCTGTGGTCATGATGTCAACATCTTTTTCATCCctaagaagaagaaatgctagagGGTCCAATGCCTGAGGAAGAGAAACCTGCCACTCTTCCTGAGAAAGAGTGTGGGGCAGCCAAGGCCTCAGACCAACCCAAGGGCCTCAGTGGGGGCCAGCTGGAGTCTAGTGCGGAGGCCTCAGTAGTTCCCGAAGAGAGTGCCCCAGCAGGGGTCCCAGAGGAGAAAAGTATAAAAGAGGTCACCGAGGTGCCTCCAGAAGTAAAAATCCCTTCCTCTGCCGGGGAAGGTGTGTCTCTCATGGGATTTGCATGTATTTTGTTGCCAATGGTCTCTCCAGCAGCTTACCAATGATGCCTTTCCAATGCTATTCCATCGCTCCGTCTTCTCATGATCCCAAGACCACTGTTTTAGGCTTAATGAGCAGAGAGTGTGGCTTGTGCTGGTGCTGTGTGGCAGCTTGGTTTTCCACCACTGCAGCCGATTCCTGGTTTTACTTTGCTGTGATACAATATGCTTTGCAGCCAGGTTGTGATGCTGTGTGAGCTTTCTTTCCGCCCCCCTCATTTCAAATGTTTGCCAGTCACATTGctaatacatgtatatttttctttttctttttgggacAGCAATTCATATGCTTTTCTTTCAAATCATAGAGTTGGATTCTGGCACATAGAGCCTTAAATGGTAGAGACGTTTTTGTTTGCAACCGCAATGTGCTGTATTTTTTATGCTTCGATGAATACTGGTTTGGTTTCCTTAAAAGCTCCTGCTGGTGCTTCTCATATCATTTCCTCTCCATGACAGCCAACCCCTTTGATCATCCCCATATCTCTTGAGTTTTCATTCATCTAACCTTTATTAgaagttcataaattatttcttttctgttgttaCAACAGGACACACAAGTATATAAGGTAATGATGATCCATACACTTGCTCTTCGAGAGATGATTGAATTGTCTTATTTTCCCCCAAGTCTTTTCCAAATAATTACATTTAGCCCTAATGACCACAATGAATTACCTTTGGCCTTAAAACACAAGTGAAACTATGAAGCCTTTTGGGttggtgaataaataaaaataagaaagagtcATTTAATTTCTGTAGAGCATCTCTAAAGCCAGTAATGATCAGTGCTTCACCCGTCAGTCGTGTTTCAGGGAATGAGGTCATGAGCAAGGAGAGAAAGATATTTTGATAACtgactcttttaaaaattttgttactCATATGACATCCCAGTATTAATAGTATAATTCAGATTTTCTTACATCTATCATACAGACTAAGTAATGACTAGGAATTAAGaattttgaatatttggtagaaattGACTCTTTAATTCTTAGATCATATCATATAAAGTCaatggcaaatatttatttatgtttctgaAATTTAATCTCAGATGACTTCTAAAAATTTATGCCAGTAACCTTTCAATGCCCTAAAAATTGGTCCTGGCATTTGTTGATCAAGTTAATTGAAACTGTTAACACTTATTATAAATTAATTGGCCTTTTGCCCATGGCCTGCCAATTcactttaaaatgagaaaacaaatgaaaaagttcAATAGAAATCAACCCTTTTCCATATTGAGTCCTtaatatgtcttcttttgtaCCCTAATGTTAAGTACTTATTCAATattctttaatttataatttttatctgtaGAAGGCACATGAAATTTCTACTATAAAACATGTCACATACTATTTAGGAGAgaccaaacaaaggaaaaaagagtatTCAGAATATACTCTTATTACAATTCCTGTACCCGTTAGTTCACAGTGGGAGTTCATTTTAGCAATCGTACAAATGTGTCTCAGTCCTGAcattttcatattgatttttaAGTGGGTAGCATGTTTGCATGTTccatagtttttcattttacccTACCGTTCAtttgtcatttcaaaatataattttaagctTACTGCCTGAAAGCCCTTGcctattatttgtttaaaaatcaaCCCAATTACTTCAGGTTTACTTACAGCCTCGACGATGGAGTTCCATGATCAACAGGAATTGACTCCCTCTGCAGCTGAGCCACTGGACAAGAAGGAAGAGGAGTcacagaaacaaagcaagcctggCGAAGACCTTGAACATGCTGCCTTAGTTTCTCCACCTGAGACAACTGACACTTCTCCTGATAAAAAGGACATGCAaggcacagaagaagaaaaagcacCTCCCACTCTGTTTGGGCACCCTCTTGGTGCCAGCCTGGAAGACATGAAACAGAAGACAGAACCAAGCCTGGTGGTCCCTGGTATTGGcctccctgcacagcctccagctccAAAAGAGCAAAAGGACTGGTTCATCGAAATGCCAATGGAAGCAAAAAAGGATGAGTGGGGTTTAGCTGCTCCAATATCTCCTGGCCCCCTAACACCCATGAAGGAAAAAGATGTACTTGACGATATCCCCAAATGGGAAGGGAAACAATTTGATTCTCCCATGCCGAGTCCCTTTCAGGGGGGAAGCTTCACTCTTCCTCTAGATGTCATGAAGCATGAAATCGTTGCAGAAGCATCACCCTTTGCCCCTGCCCTATTACAGCCAGATGACAAAAAATATCTAGAAGAAACCAGTGGCTCAGCAACTGCCAAAGATAGTTCTACAGTTGAAGAGCCCCATAAGGATAAACCTGACAAAATGGCAGAAGCACCAGCCTCAGAGGCAATCACCCCACCCAAAGATGCTCACATTCCAGTTGTGGATGAATGTGTCCCAGAGAAAGTTttaggggaagaaaaagaggagataaAGCAAGACAGTGTGCCGAAAAAAGAGACTTCCATCCTCAGTGCACAGGAACCTACACTTACTGAAAAGGAACCTCAGCTAACACTTGAACAAAAAACAACCATTTCTGACAAAGAAGCCATGCCAAAAGAGAGTGAACCCCCAAaagtgacagatgaagaaacaagcaTACTTCAGCCCTCCACAGAGCAcattttctcaaaagaagaaCAGAAGAGCCAAGAACCTACCACAGACATATTAAAACAGGACTCATTCCCTGTAAGCTTGGAGCAAGCTATTACAGATTCAGCCATGACCTCTAAGACACCAGAGAAAGTCGTCACCGAACCAGCTGCACTAAGTGAAAAGAGTGATACCCAGGACCTTTTTGAGGAAAAAGTTACTGACGAAGATAAAAAGGTTGAAGGAGTTGGCGCTGCAGCATCAGCTGAGATGGAAATGCCATTTTATGAAGATAAGTCAGGAATGTCCAAGTACTTTGAAACATCTGCCTTGAAAGAAGAAGTGACAAAAAGCATCCAACCAGGCAGTGATTACTATGAACTGAGTGACGCAAGAGAAAGCGCCCCAGAGTCTTTTGATACTGTATCTCCCGTGTATAAAAATGGCGACAAGGCACTTCAGGCAGCGAAAGAATCCCAGCCCAGTGCTCCAGCACAAGAAGCAGGCTATAGCACTCTCGCACAGAGTTATCCATCTGATTTACCTGAAGAGCCCAGTTCTCCTCAAGAAAGGATGTTCACTATTGATCCGAAAGTGTATGGGGAGAAAAGGGATCTCCACAGTAAGAATAAGGATGATTTGACACTAAGCAGGAGTTTAGGACTTGGAGGTAGGTCCGCAATAGAACAAAGAAGCATGTCAATCAATTTGCCCATGTCTTGCCTGGATTCCATAGCCCTTGGATTTAACTTTGGTCGGGGGCATGATCTTTCTCCTCTGGCTTCTGATATTCTAACCAACACTAGTGGAAGTATGGATGAAGGGGATGATTACCTTCCAGCCACAACACCTGCATTGGAGAAAGCCCCTTGCTTCCCAATAGaaagcaaagaggaagaaaaacaggTAGAGGCTGAAAAAGCTACTGGAGAGGAAAGTACTCAAGTAGAGGCATCATGTGAGTCGCCTTTCCTAGCCAAAGATTATTACAAAAATGGTACTGTCATGGCCCCCGACCTGCCTGAAATGCTAGATCTGGCAGGAACAAGGTCAAGATTAGCTTCCGTGAGTGCAGATGCTGAGGTGGCCAGGAGGAAATCAGTCCCGTCAGAGACTGTGGTTGAGGAGAGTAGCACTGGCTTGCCCCCTGTCACTGATGAAAACCACGTCATTGTTAAAACGGACAGTCAGCTCGAAGACCTGGGCTACTGTGTGTTCAATAAGTACACGGTCCCACTGCCATCACCTGTTCAAGACAGTGAGAATTTATCTGGGGAGAGTGGTTCCTTTTATGAAGGCACTGATGATAAAGTGCGAAGAGATTTGGCCACAGACCTTTCATTGATTGAAGTAAAACTGGCCGCTGCCGGAAGAGTGAAAGATGAGTTCAGTGCTGAGAAAGAGGCACCACCACATATCCCTGGTGACAAATTGGGACTGGGTAGGGAATTGGATCAGGAGAGGAGAGCTAATGATAAGCTGGATACTGTACTAGAAAAAAGTGAAGAACATGCTGATTCAAAAGAACATGCCAAGGAAACAGAAGAGGCTGGTGATAAAATCGAACCATTTGGAATAGATGTAACCCACGAGCATGCTCTGGCCAAAGAACTGACAGTATCAAAAGATGCATCACCTCTTGTGGCTGAGAAAGCAGAGAAAGGTCTTAGTTCAGTGCCGGAGGTAGCTGAGGTAGAACCATCCAAAAAAGCTGAACCAGAACTGGATTTTGCTGCAAAGAAAGCTGACCAGGGTCCATTAGATGTTAAAATCAGTGACTTTGGACAGATGGCTGCAGGGCTAACCACAGATGCTGGAAAAGCAGCAGAGCTTAAGCCTGAAGCTGCACAGGACCTGACTCCCCCGTCCGCAGCCCCTCAGGAGGCAGAGGCATTCCTGGGCGTTGAGTCTGGCCACTTGAAAGAAGGCGCCAAAGTCAGTGAGACAGAAGTCAAGGAGAAGGTGAGCAAGCCTGACTTGGTGCACCAGGAAGCTGTAGACAAAGAAGAGTCCTACGAGTCCAGCGGTGAGCATGAAAGCCTCACCATGGAGTCCTGGAAAGCCGATGAGGGCAAGAAGGAAACATCCCCAGAATCCTCTCTAACTCAAGACGAGATTGCCATCAAACTGGCAGTAGAAATACCTTGTGCACCCGCTGCTTCAGAGGCTGACGTAGCTCCAGAGGAGAGAGCTGATGTCCAGATGGAATTTATCCAGCtgccaaaagaagaaagcaaagagaCCCCAGACATATCTGTTACGCCCTCTGACACGACAGAGCCACTGCCCGAAGCCGTGGCCCCTGAACCAGCGGAGGCTCAGAGCGAGGAAGAAGAGATAGAAGCCCAGGGAGAATACGATAAACTGCTCTTCCGCTCAGACACCCTTCAGATTACTGACCTGGGTGTCCCGGGTGTCCGGGAGGAATTTGTGGAGACCTGCCCAGGGGAACACAAGGGAGTGATCGAGTCCGTTGTAACCATCGAGGACGATTTCATCACTGTGGTGCAAACCACGACCGACGAAGGGGAGTCAGGTTCCCACAGCGTGCGTTTCGCAGCTCTCGAGCAGCCGGAGGTGGAAAGGAGACTGTCCCCTCGTGCCGAAGAAGAGCTCCAAGTGGAAGAGGCAGCTGAAGCCCAGGCAGAACCCAAGGACGGCTCCCCAGAGGCTCCGGCTTCCCCTGAGAGAGAAGAGGTTGCTCTCTCAGAATACAAGACAGAAACCTATGACGATTACAAAGACGAGACCACCATTGATGACTCTATCATGGATGCGGACAGCCTCTGGGTGGACACTCAAGGtgtgcattatttttttaaattttctacccCCAAATAAAATCCAATAACCtaatggaaaaattttttttcattttaaacatttttatatgtcCCCTTTCTCTTTAATTTGCGTTTTGTGAAATCGATGCGGGATTGTGTACACTTGTTACTAATATTTccgtgttgttgttgttgtcatggTTTGCTTCGATCCACAGATGATGATAGGAGCGTCATGACAGAACAGTTAGAAACTATTCCTAAAGAGGAGAAGGCTGAAAAGGAAACTCGGAGACCATCTCTtgaaaaacatagaaaagaaaagcCATTTAAAACCGGGAGAGGCAGAATTTCCACTCCTGAAAGAAAAATAGCTAAAAAGGAACCTAGCACAGTCTCCAGAGATGaagtgagaaggaaaaaaggTTCATTTCGCAAtcacttcttttaaaatgtttttgactTAATTCATTATTGCTCTTTTGTaaaagaaactgcctaacagtggTAGCTAATTATTCGTGAAATTTCGTTCGGTTTTGCTGcaagtgtttattttttcctgatggtatgctttttgtgttttcttattcATAGCGGTTTATAAGAAGGCTGAACTTGCTAAAAAAACAGAAGTTCAGGCCCACTCTCCCTCCaggaaattcattttaaaacctGCTATCAAATATACTAGACCAACTCACCTCTCCTGTGTTAAGCGGAAAACAACAGGTGACTGTTCCGTTCTGCAATGTGGCTGGCAAACAtagacatggatttttttttttttttaatctcattacCGTAGCAGctccttcattttgtttttcctccaagAATCTCAGCAGTCATGAACGATTTCACTATTAAGTGTCTTGtatcattgttcttttttttccctccctgcaGAAGAGGTCATGACCACCTGTTTCTTTCTCATGCTCAGACTTAACAGTGATTGTATCTTGGCATTGTGCTCTAATGTCACGTTCTGGGGATTCCTATTTTCATTCTGTGTGTTTGGGTAGACGATGGCGATGAATATAACCGTGGTATGCATTCtcattattttgcttatttatctCCTTCATGCTTAAACCCATACGTATTTGTCCTATTTTCTATATTGTTACTGCCAAATCTGTTACTGATGTTGATGAATTGATTGAAAACCACCAAGAATGCATAGTGATTTTGAgattgaaaatgaaaagcaaatctgGGGTAAAATTGTGGTTGAAAAATTACTTTGCTTTtggatgaaaggaaaaaaaggaaaatgaaattgtttgGTGATCTCATCAGATTTTATTCCTCATATCCAAAATTAGCAAGACTTTCAGTCTACTACGCTATATCCGTTAGCTGACGTTTATTTCCTCGTTGAGATTTTCCTAAATGTGTTGGATCCAAACTGCTGAATTCTTCTATATAATTTAGTATTCAAAATTCTAAGATAAAACTCCTTCCTTCCGAATGTCTTAGAACTTGGGTTTACTTCTGTTTCACTACCttcttatttttctgtcttcttcaaataTACTCGCTTTTTACTGTTAAAAAAAGTGGTGGAATGATGGAGTGAAACGTTACGAATCATAATAAAAACCCATTCAAACATCTATAATGCAAACTCTGTTCCTAAGTTTCAGGGCAAACTATTTATTTTCAGTGTATAATTACATTAGGATAAtcttaatttaaaatgtattttattttagcgTTTATTAAGTGGCACACTTGCAGTCTGCAAAAGAAGATAGCAAATTGCTGAGCCAGAAaggaattttttcctttccattataCATTAGAAGTGCCTTTATATAAATCTTTGGATCTTTAAAGGTTAAGAGCAGCATTAACCtttgta includes the following:
- the MAP2 gene encoding microtubule-associated protein 2 isoform X19 → MADDRKDEAKAPHWTSAQLTEASAHPHTPEIKDQGGAGEGLVRSANGFPYREDEEGAFGEHGSQGAYSNTKENGINGELTSADRETAEEVSARIVQVVTAEAVAVLKGEQEKEAQHKDQPAALPLAEETANLPPSPPPSPASEQTAAVEEGLLTASTMEFHDQQELTPSAAEPLDKKEEESQKQSKPGEDLEHAALVSPPETTDTSPDKKDMQGTEEEKAPPTLFGHPLGASLEDMKQKTEPSLVVPGIGLPAQPPAPKEQKDWFIEMPMEAKKDEWGLAAPISPGPLTPMKEKDVLDDIPKWEGKQFDSPMPSPFQGGSFTLPLDVMKHEIVAEASPFAPALLQPDDKKYLEETSGSATAKDSSTVEEPHKDKPDKMAEAPASEAITPPKDAHIPVVDECVPEKVLGEEKEEIKQDSVPKKETSILSAQEPTLTEKEPQLTLEQKTTISDKEAMPKESEPPKVTDEETSILQPSTEHIFSKEEQKSQEPTTDILKQDSFPVSLEQAITDSAMTSKTPEKVVTEPAALSEKSDTQDLFEEKVTDEDKKVEGVGAAASAEMEMPFYEDKSGMSKYFETSALKEEVTKSIQPGSDYYELSDARESAPESFDTVSPVYKNGDKALQAAKESQPSAPAQEAGYSTLAQSYPSDLPEEPSSPQERMFTIDPKVYGEKRDLHSKNKDDLTLSRSLGLGGRSAIEQRSMSINLPMSCLDSIALGFNFGRGHDLSPLASDILTNTSGSMDEGDDYLPATTPALEKAPCFPIESKEEEKQVEAEKATGEESTQVEASCESPFLAKDYYKNGTVMAPDLPEMLDLAGTRSRLASVSADAEVARRKSVPSETVVEESSTGLPPVTDENHVIVKTDSQLEDLGYCVFNKYTVPLPSPVQDSENLSGESGSFYEGTDDKVRRDLATDLSLIEVKLAAAGRVKDEFSAEKEAPPHIPGDKLGLGRELDQERRANDKLDTVLEKSEEHADSKEHAKETEEAGDKIEPFGIDVTHEHALAKELTVSKDASPLVAEKAEKGLSSVPEVAEVEPSKKAEPELDFAAKKADQGPLDVKISDFGQMAAGLTTDAGKAAELKPEAAQDLTPPSAAPQEAEAFLGVESGHLKEGAKVSETEVKEKVSKPDLVHQEAVDKEESYESSGEHESLTMESWKADEGKKETSPESSLTQDEIAIKLAVEIPCAPAASEADVAPEERADVQMEFIQLPKEESKETPDISVTPSDTTEPLPEAVAPEPAEAQSEEEEIEAQGEYDKLLFRSDTLQITDLGVPGVREEFVETCPGEHKGVIESVVTIEDDFITVVQTTTDEGESGSHSVRFAALEQPEVERRLSPRAEEELQVEEAAEAQAEPKDGSPEAPASPEREEVALSEYKTETYDDYKDETTIDDSIMDADSLWVDTQDDDRSVMTEQLETIPKEEKAEKETRRPSLEKHRKEKPFKTGRGRISTPERKIAKKEPSTVSRDEVRRKKAVYKKAELAKKTEVQAHSPSRKFILKPAIKYTRPTHLSCVKRKTTAAGGESTQAPSIFKQAKDKASDGVPRSPEKRSSLPRPSSILPPRRGVSGDRDENSFSLNSSISSSARRTTRSEPIRRAGKSGTSTPTTPGSTAITPGTPPSYSSRTPGTPGTPSYPRTPHTPGTPKSAILVPGEKKVAIIRTPPKSPATPKQLRLINQPLPDLKNVKSKIGSTDNIKYQPKGGQVQIVTKKIDLSHVTSKCGSLKNIRHRPGGGRVKIESVKLDFKEKAQAKVGSLDNAHHVPGGGNVKIDSQKLNFREHAKARVDHGAEIITQSPGRSSVASPRRLSNVSSSGSINLLESPQLATLAEDVTAALAKQGL